From one Chloroflexota bacterium genomic stretch:
- a CDS encoding sugar ABC transporter permease: MSLSARTQGPAREPGLEPPSLVTRIQARLDGIAISAFLMPAVLVVLFLSVFPLIVSLYISMARLTFAKGGFQLTFVGFSNYAKLVVGIDRDHFLGVFATPSLIGWLAFGVVAAWLAVSIVRYLRSAEFSLGGLIGRLISAGIAAAGAWLIAHTLSPEGRPGTVVVTLIYVLVGIIFQYVIGLGLALLCVQHIPGRRFFRVVFLLPMMITPVGVAYLFRMLTDTSKGPFYPIWNAVGLANTSWVTNPWGARWAVMISDIWQWTPFMFIVLLAALESQPTEPIEAAVVDGANRWQIFWEITLPSILSVSSTLILIRLIEAFKIVDLPNVLTSGGPGTATESLTLHAYSIWRTLDIGGSAAVAYMLLFVVTFIGVSYANFVRRRMAEA, translated from the coding sequence ATGTCACTCTCTGCAAGAACTCAAGGCCCGGCCCGTGAGCCGGGCCTTGAACCCCCCTCCCTCGTCACTCGCATCCAAGCGCGGCTGGATGGCATCGCGATCTCGGCCTTCCTCATGCCGGCCGTGTTGGTCGTGCTTTTCCTTTCGGTTTTTCCGCTCATTGTTTCTCTCTACATTTCGATGGCTCGCCTCACGTTTGCCAAAGGCGGGTTTCAACTCACTTTTGTCGGCTTCAGCAACTACGCCAAATTGGTCGTGGGCATTGACCGCGACCATTTCCTCGGCGTGTTCGCGACTCCTTCGCTAATTGGCTGGCTGGCGTTTGGCGTCGTCGCCGCGTGGCTGGCTGTGTCAATCGTCCGCTACCTCCGCAGCGCAGAATTTTCGTTGGGGGGATTAATCGGGCGGCTGATCAGCGCCGGCATCGCCGCCGCCGGCGCATGGCTCATTGCCCATACGCTGAGTCCGGAGGGCAGGCCTGGCACAGTGGTCGTCACATTGATCTACGTGCTCGTCGGCATTATCTTTCAATACGTGATCGGATTGGGCCTGGCCCTGTTATGCGTCCAGCATATTCCGGGACGCCGATTCTTCCGCGTCGTCTTTCTTCTGCCGATGATGATCACGCCGGTGGGCGTGGCCTACCTCTTCCGCATGCTCACCGACACCAGCAAAGGCCCTTTCTATCCAATCTGGAATGCGGTCGGGCTGGCGAACACCTCGTGGGTGACCAACCCGTGGGGCGCGCGGTGGGCGGTGATGATCAGCGACATTTGGCAGTGGACGCCGTTCATGTTCATCGTGTTGTTGGCCGCGCTTGAAAGCCAGCCGACCGAACCCATTGAAGCCGCTGTAGTAGATGGCGCGAACCGTTGGCAGATATTTTGGGAGATCACTCTGCCTTCCATTCTGTCGGTGAGCAGTACGCTCATTCTGATTCGCTTGATCGAAGCGTTCAAGATCGTGGACTTGCCGAACGTGTTGACCAGCGGCGGGCCAGGCACGGCCACCGAATCACTCACACTGCACGCTTACTCCATCTGGCGCACGCTCGACATCGGCGGCTCGGCGGCGGTGGCCTACATGCTGTTATTCGTCGTCACGTTTATCGGCGTGTCGTACGCGAATTTTGTCCGCCGCCGAATGGCCGAAGCGTAA
- a CDS encoding extracellular solute-binding protein: MKQYVARTLAVLTALTVVLAACATPTPQTVVQTQVVTQIVAGTPVETIVEVTAPAPTEAPPMYAGVTVNVLTFTGPQIAEPLQRHGPEFTALTGATINVITVPFGDLYQKALTDFSTGTNSYDLVVFDPQWMGDYVAGGYLEDLTDRVKASEELAWDDIGPFFRDFSATYQGKAYTVPLDGDFQMVYYRSDFIKTPPNTWDDLITTAGEYQGKDLNGDGQGDYGVCLAMKRSAQSYWMFTSIASAYLQSQGTGQGAFFDTGNMQPLYGDNEAMAKALDVYKQLSTLGPPDQLNLDVGDTRGLFTSGRCALSIDWGDIGTLAIDPATSVVQDKVGAVILPGSAKVLDRATGTLVACDATTCPYADAQGVNHAPFAAFGGWSGAINAASKPEVKDAAFAYLAYVSAPAQSNADVTIGQTGFNPYRASQFLNREQWVKAGMSPAAASNYLGAIEASLASPNMALDLRIPQNAYYQGTVLDTALAQFLAGEIDAKATAKQIADGWNTKTDELGRDAQLAAYQATLGITK, encoded by the coding sequence ATGAAACAGTACGTTGCCAGGACTCTGGCCGTGTTGACGGCCCTTACCGTGGTGTTGGCGGCTTGCGCCACCCCCACCCCCCAGACGGTTGTTCAAACCCAAGTGGTCACCCAAATCGTCGCCGGCACTCCCGTAGAGACAATCGTCGAAGTCACCGCCCCGGCGCCCACCGAAGCGCCCCCGATGTATGCCGGAGTGACGGTGAACGTCCTCACCTTCACCGGCCCGCAAATCGCCGAGCCGCTTCAGCGCCACGGCCCCGAATTCACCGCATTGACCGGCGCAACCATCAACGTCATCACCGTGCCGTTCGGCGACCTCTACCAGAAAGCGCTGACTGACTTCTCCACCGGCACGAACAGCTACGACCTGGTCGTGTTCGACCCGCAGTGGATGGGCGACTACGTCGCCGGCGGTTATCTGGAAGACCTGACCGACCGCGTCAAGGCCAGCGAAGAATTGGCGTGGGACGACATCGGCCCGTTCTTCCGCGACTTCAGCGCCACCTATCAGGGCAAGGCGTACACCGTCCCGCTCGACGGCGACTTCCAGATGGTGTATTACCGCAGTGATTTCATCAAGACCCCGCCGAACACGTGGGATGATCTCATTACCACCGCCGGGGAGTATCAAGGCAAAGACTTGAATGGTGACGGCCAGGGCGATTACGGCGTGTGCCTCGCCATGAAGCGCAGCGCGCAGTCGTACTGGATGTTCACCTCCATCGCGTCCGCTTATCTCCAGAGCCAGGGCACCGGCCAGGGCGCGTTCTTCGACACCGGCAACATGCAGCCCCTTTACGGCGACAATGAAGCCATGGCTAAAGCGCTGGATGTTTACAAGCAACTCTCCACGCTCGGCCCGCCAGATCAGTTGAACCTGGATGTGGGCGACACACGCGGCCTCTTCACCTCTGGCCGGTGCGCGCTCTCCATTGATTGGGGCGACATCGGCACTCTGGCGATTGACCCGGCCACCTCGGTGGTGCAGGATAAGGTAGGCGCAGTGATCCTGCCTGGCAGCGCCAAAGTGCTCGACCGGGCAACCGGCACGCTCGTCGCGTGCGACGCCACCACCTGCCCATATGCGGATGCTCAGGGCGTGAATCACGCGCCCTTCGCCGCCTTCGGCGGATGGTCGGGCGCGATCAACGCCGCCTCCAAACCGGAAGTGAAGGATGCGGCCTTTGCGTACCTCGCCTACGTCAGCGCCCCGGCGCAGTCGAACGCGGACGTGACCATCGGCCAGACCGGTTTCAACCCCTATCGCGCGTCACAGTTCCTCAACCGCGAGCAGTGGGTGAAGGCCGGTATGAGCCCGGCGGCGGCCAGCAACTACCTGGGCGCCATCGAAGCCAGCCTAGCCAGCCCCAACATGGCGCTCGATCTGCGCATCCCGCAGAACGCGTACTATCAGGGCACTGTTCTCGACACGGCCCTGGCTCAATTCCTCGCGGGTGAAATTGACGCGAAGGCAACCGCGAAGCAGATCGCCGACGGTTGGAATACGAAGACGGATGAGCTTGGCCGCGATGCCCAGCTGGCCGCTTACCAAGCCACACTCGGCATCACGAAGTAG
- a CDS encoding LacI family DNA-binding transcriptional regulator — MTTIKEVAKRAGVSIATVSRVLNDQPNVTADARAKVMAAVQALDYRPSRVARRLRTKSTHVIGLIITDIQNLFYTSVTRGIEDVASRNGYSLILCNTDEDADRERLYLEVMHDENVAGIILASATETGHDPKLLNGHIPVVALDRLITDVKVDTVLVDNVGGAKKAVSHLLSLGHRRIGLIRGQQEITTSLERQAGYEQALKEYGLPIDPALIRQADLRQVADSRQQALDLLALPERSRQQTLDLLASPERPTALFTANTMITLGTLTAIHEIGLRIPDDIALVSFDDIPWSALLNPPLTAVPQPTYEIGTTAANMLLARLAEPDRPPTQVRLDLQLVIRESCGARQAGRLAATILPNQSQEKEVVR; from the coding sequence ATGACTACTATCAAAGAAGTCGCCAAGCGCGCCGGTGTATCTATCGCCACCGTGTCGCGAGTATTGAACGATCAGCCTAATGTCACAGCCGACGCGCGAGCCAAAGTGATGGCCGCAGTTCAGGCGCTTGACTATCGCCCCAGCCGCGTGGCCCGCCGCCTGCGGACGAAAAGCACGCACGTCATCGGTTTGATCATCACCGATATTCAAAATCTTTTTTATACCTCGGTCACACGGGGCATCGAGGATGTTGCCTCGCGCAATGGCTACTCCCTCATCCTCTGCAACACCGACGAAGACGCCGACCGCGAACGGCTGTATCTCGAAGTGATGCACGACGAGAACGTGGCCGGCATCATTCTGGCCTCAGCCACCGAAACGGGCCACGATCCTAAATTGCTCAACGGCCATATTCCGGTTGTGGCGTTAGATCGTTTGATAACGGACGTAAAAGTGGATACGGTATTGGTGGACAACGTTGGCGGGGCCAAGAAAGCGGTGTCCCACTTGTTGTCACTGGGCCACCGTCGCATCGGCCTCATCCGCGGCCAACAAGAGATCACCACCAGCCTCGAGCGGCAAGCGGGCTACGAGCAAGCCCTGAAAGAATATGGCCTGCCGATTGATCCGGCTCTTATTCGTCAGGCCGATTTAAGGCAAGTGGCCGACAGCCGCCAACAGGCGCTTGACCTGTTGGCATTGCCAGAACGCAGCCGCCAACAAACCCTTGACCTGTTAGCATCGCCAGAGCGCCCGACCGCACTGTTTACTGCGAATACCATGATCACCCTCGGGACGCTGACGGCCATTCATGAAATAGGGCTTCGCATCCCGGATGATATTGCTCTCGTCTCTTTCGACGACATCCCGTGGTCCGCCCTGCTCAATCCGCCGCTGACGGCTGTTCCGCAACCCACTTACGAAATTGGCACCACTGCCGCCAACATGTTGCTGGCCCGCCTCGCCGAACCAGACCGTCCGCCAACCCAGGTTCGCCTCGATCTGCAATTGGTGATCCGGGAATCGTGCGGGGCGCGGCAGGCTGGCCGGTTGGCCGCTACTATATTGCCTAATCAGTCACAAGAAAAGGAGGTGGTCCGTTAG
- a CDS encoding PQQ-dependent sugar dehydrogenase — MMQRLLSLLAPLIASLFGLSLLFFAAAWMLAAVYRFGKKRARVSGVLVFVTALAGTGIFLYLTASTAARRAYINLPMRELAIGVGLIAASAIVAAALAFGVYKLAERLGGNSDLRFGLTASFSIAVLFAVVGYGLYLTTFTPDLDEVSVVATPIEKIVVADNIPIQVFENAVVQQPTALEIGPDNELYVAGIGGSIWIMRDDDLNGAADSVAEFASGLKQPEGLAWSEAGLYVTEIDKLVLLKDTNGDGVADESQVIVDGFPGEEYAFHQSNGLTFGPDGRLYIGVGSTTDHRPETHPLAARILSVNPDGSDLKVYATGLRNPFGIIPAPGGGFFAIDNGSSGCIDTATQVDDCSNKIDVPEELNYIVEGKDYGFPNYFGIPPQDSGTQPPVVTFVDHSAPAGIDFYAGDAFPTKYKGQLFVSLWARNEIHSVRVFRIDSEHFVGASRLFISGILGPSALLNSPDGGLYVASFSSNTIYHIGPVANEAVPAASATPAPLLPGDATKGQALFAATCSACHGPTGEGVPSLGKDLTTSEWVAGKSDKELVEFIKVGRPENDPRNTTGVTMPPNGGNPALSEQDLYNIVAYLREIQK; from the coding sequence ATGATGCAACGACTACTTTCTTTATTGGCCCCGCTCATCGCCAGCCTCTTCGGCCTGAGCCTTTTGTTCTTTGCGGCGGCGTGGATGCTGGCGGCTGTTTATCGTTTCGGCAAAAAGCGGGCGCGAGTCTCCGGCGTTTTGGTATTCGTCACGGCGCTGGCCGGGACCGGAATCTTTTTGTATCTCACCGCCAGCACGGCGGCGCGCCGGGCTTACATCAACCTGCCCATGCGCGAACTGGCGATCGGCGTTGGGCTGATAGCGGCAAGCGCCATCGTTGCCGCCGCCCTTGCCTTTGGCGTTTACAAACTGGCGGAGCGGCTTGGCGGCAACTCCGATTTGCGCTTCGGGCTGACGGCTTCGTTCAGCATTGCCGTGTTGTTCGCCGTCGTGGGTTACGGGTTGTACCTCACCACATTTACTCCCGACCTCGACGAGGTTAGCGTCGTTGCCACGCCTATCGAGAAAATCGTCGTCGCCGACAATATTCCGATTCAGGTGTTCGAGAATGCAGTCGTTCAACAACCGACGGCGCTGGAGATTGGGCCGGACAACGAATTGTACGTGGCCGGGATCGGCGGCTCGATCTGGATCATGCGGGACGACGACCTTAACGGGGCCGCCGACTCGGTGGCCGAGTTCGCCAGCGGCCTCAAGCAACCTGAAGGCCTGGCCTGGAGTGAAGCCGGACTCTACGTGACGGAGATTGACAAGCTGGTGTTGCTCAAAGACACCAACGGCGATGGAGTCGCCGACGAGTCGCAGGTGATCGTTGACGGCTTCCCCGGCGAAGAATACGCCTTTCATCAAAGCAACGGGCTGACGTTCGGGCCGGACGGTCGTTTATACATCGGCGTCGGCAGCACCACCGATCACCGCCCCGAAACGCATCCGCTGGCCGCCCGCATCCTGTCGGTGAATCCCGACGGCTCCGATCTCAAAGTGTATGCCACCGGCCTGCGCAATCCATTTGGCATCATCCCGGCGCCGGGCGGCGGCTTCTTTGCCATTGACAACGGCTCGTCGGGGTGCATTGACACCGCCACCCAGGTGGACGACTGCTCCAACAAGATTGACGTGCCGGAAGAGTTGAACTACATCGTCGAAGGCAAGGATTACGGCTTCCCGAATTACTTCGGAATCCCGCCGCAGGACTCCGGCACACAGCCGCCGGTGGTAACGTTTGTCGATCACTCCGCCCCAGCCGGGATCGATTTTTATGCCGGCGATGCCTTTCCGACAAAATACAAAGGGCAATTGTTTGTGTCGCTGTGGGCGCGAAACGAGATTCACAGCGTGCGCGTGTTTCGCATTGATTCTGAACACTTTGTGGGCGCAAGCCGGCTCTTCATCAGCGGCATTCTCGGTCCGTCGGCCTTGCTCAATTCACCTGACGGCGGCCTGTACGTTGCCAGCTTCAGCAGTAACACCATTTACCACATTGGCCCGGTGGCAAATGAAGCGGTTCCAGCCGCAAGCGCCACGCCCGCTCCGCTCCTGCCCGGCGACGCAACCAAAGGTCAAGCTTTGTTCGCGGCTACCTGCTCGGCCTGCCACGGCCCGACCGGCGAGGGCGTGCCTAGCCTGGGCAAGGATTTGACGACAAGTGAATGGGTGGCGGGCAAGAGCGACAAAGAACTGGTTGAGTTCATCAAAGTAGGCCGCCCCGAAAACGACCCACGGAACACGACCGGCGTGACCATGCCGCCTAACGGCGGCAACCCGGCGCTGAGTGAGCAGGATTTGTATAACATTGTGGCTTATTTGAGAGAGATACAGAAGTAA
- a CDS encoding DEAD/DEAH box helicase, with protein MSELQPFSRLAPFLREFVYAEAWDDLRPIQIEAIEAIFDGNGDVLIAAGTASGKTEAAFLPILSLLHAEPFGSVRALYVGPLKALINDQFERLELLCQQGGIPVHRWHGDVAASRKSDLLETPGGVLQITPESIESLFVNKSGKLAALFGGLRFIVVDEVHSFLESDRGAQLRCQLERLSEYAQSRPRRVGLSATVGDFEAAKRWLNPIQPDQVQLINPPGVAASIKFSHLHFAADEIPPELVADLYTLTRDRKTLIFCNSRAEVETITADLNALCRRDKREERYLPHHGSISKEVREEAEARMQDKHHLASVVCTSTLELGIDIGRLDLVAQVNSTHSVMSFVQRLGRSGRRPGAQRIMQVYTVEPSARSSYDRIPFNLLKALAVSELFAEGWIEPPTASARPYNVLYQQLLSRLVERHGSSPRDLVGFFMKSSVFPGVSADDYATLLKHLAKIDHLQQLSDGNLILGLSGERVARSRDFYAVFESAEELEVRHGERVLGRISNSPGLKPGLCLRLAGEMWEVTEVAPARKEVLVTPAASAQPARFAPSGGPELHPRLARKAREILLGESVPGYLSPPGQVALAEARQFSKALKLDERQVLGDGVVFLWTGTRAAQTLRAMLENVGLEVDFISFPWMMKVNGDLRAALRRLGESPPTAAELAAGLPLAEIQTRKFDEFLPESLLRVHAAEAWLDMTEAQSVLAQLMVS; from the coding sequence TTGAGTGAATTACAACCCTTCTCTCGTCTCGCACCGTTCCTCCGCGAGTTCGTTTACGCCGAAGCCTGGGACGATCTGAGGCCCATTCAAATTGAAGCGATTGAGGCGATCTTCGACGGCAACGGCGATGTGCTGATCGCCGCCGGCACGGCCAGCGGCAAGACCGAAGCCGCCTTCCTGCCCATCCTCAGCCTCCTTCACGCCGAGCCGTTTGGGTCGGTGCGCGCCTTGTACGTTGGGCCGCTCAAGGCGCTAATCAACGATCAGTTCGAGCGGCTCGAATTGCTTTGCCAGCAGGGCGGCATCCCCGTTCATCGCTGGCACGGCGACGTAGCCGCCTCGCGCAAGTCCGATCTGCTCGAAACCCCTGGCGGCGTTTTGCAAATCACACCCGAGTCCATCGAGAGCCTGTTCGTCAACAAGAGCGGCAAGCTGGCGGCCTTGTTCGGCGGCCTGCGCTTCATCGTCGTGGACGAAGTTCACTCATTCTTAGAGTCGGATCGCGGCGCGCAGTTGCGTTGCCAGTTGGAGCGATTGTCGGAGTACGCCCAAAGCCGCCCCCGGCGAGTCGGCCTTTCGGCGACAGTGGGCGACTTTGAGGCGGCCAAACGCTGGCTGAATCCGATTCAACCGGATCAGGTGCAACTGATCAATCCGCCGGGTGTGGCCGCCTCGATCAAGTTCAGCCATCTCCATTTTGCCGCCGACGAAATCCCGCCCGAACTGGTAGCCGATCTCTACACCCTCACCCGCGACCGCAAGACGCTCATCTTCTGCAACAGCCGGGCTGAGGTTGAAACGATCACTGCCGATCTGAATGCGCTTTGCAGACGCGACAAGCGCGAAGAGCGCTACCTGCCGCATCACGGCTCGATCAGCAAGGAAGTTCGCGAGGAAGCCGAAGCGCGGATGCAAGACAAGCATCATCTGGCTTCGGTCGTTTGCACCAGCACCCTGGAGTTGGGCATTGACATCGGGCGGCTCGATTTGGTGGCGCAGGTCAACAGCACGCACTCGGTGATGTCGTTCGTCCAACGGCTGGGGCGTAGTGGCCGCCGCCCCGGCGCGCAACGCATTATGCAGGTTTACACCGTCGAGCCGTCGGCCCGGTCCTCCTACGACCGCATCCCGTTCAACCTGCTCAAGGCATTGGCCGTGTCTGAATTGTTCGCCGAAGGTTGGATCGAGCCGCCAACTGCGAGTGCGCGGCCTTACAACGTGTTGTATCAGCAGTTGCTCTCGCGGCTGGTCGAGCGGCACGGCAGTTCGCCGCGTGACCTGGTCGGTTTCTTCATGAAGTCGAGCGTCTTCCCCGGCGTGAGCGCGGATGATTACGCTACTCTGCTCAAGCATCTGGCGAAGATCGATCACCTTCAACAATTGTCCGATGGCAATTTGATTCTTGGGTTGAGTGGCGAGAGGGTCGCCCGCTCGCGCGATTTCTATGCCGTGTTTGAGTCGGCAGAAGAATTGGAAGTACGACACGGCGAGCGCGTGTTGGGGCGGATCAGCAACTCGCCAGGGTTGAAGCCGGGGCTGTGTTTGCGGCTGGCCGGGGAAATGTGGGAAGTGACGGAGGTTGCTCCGGCGCGAAAGGAAGTGTTAGTCACGCCAGCCGCCAGCGCACAGCCGGCCCGGTTTGCGCCGAGCGGCGGACCGGAACTTCATCCGCGCCTGGCCCGGAAGGCGCGAGAGATTTTGCTGGGCGAGTCTGTGCCGGGTTATCTTTCGCCGCCGGGGCAGGTTGCGCTGGCCGAGGCGCGACAGTTTAGCAAAGCATTGAAGTTGGATGAACGGCAAGTGCTCGGCGACGGCGTCGTTTTTCTCTGGACTGGCACGCGGGCGGCGCAGACGTTGAGGGCCATGTTGGAGAACGTTGGCCTGGAAGTGGACTTCATTTCGTTTCCGTGGATGATGAAGGTGAACGGCGACTTGCGAGCGGCTCTGCGGCGGCTAGGCGAGTCGCCGCCCACCGCCGCCGAACTGGCCGCCGGCCTGCCCCTCGCCGAAATCCAGACTCGCAAGTTCGACGAGTTTCTACCAGAATCCCTTTTGCGCGTCCACGCCGCCGAGGCGTGGCTTGATATGACTGAAGCTCAGTCGGTGCTGGCGCAACTCATGGTAAGCTAA
- a CDS encoding STAS/SEC14 domain-containing protein, with product MPTVQVEAQLSSADLLKAAGQLSPGELEQFVFQLLSLQAQRKAPSLPPAETDLLLKINQGVPGDVQKRHDELVGKRQAETLTVDEHDELLRLTDQVEKIEAKRIKYMVELARLRQTTLTVLMKDLGIQSPTYA from the coding sequence ATGCCAACCGTTCAAGTTGAAGCGCAGTTATCGTCTGCCGATCTGCTCAAAGCCGCCGGGCAGCTGAGTCCTGGCGAACTAGAGCAGTTCGTGTTTCAGTTGCTCTCTCTGCAAGCGCAACGCAAGGCCCCCAGCTTGCCGCCTGCCGAAACCGATCTTTTGCTCAAAATTAATCAGGGCGTGCCAGGCGATGTTCAGAAACGACATGATGAACTGGTTGGCAAACGGCAGGCGGAAACTCTGACCGTTGATGAACACGATGAACTTCTCCGGCTGACTGATCAGGTTGAAAAGATAGAAGCAAAACGCATTAAATACATGGTGGAACTGGCGCGTCTGCGCCAGACAACGCTCACCGTGTTGATGAAAGACCTGGGCATTCAGTCGCCGACCTATGCCTGA
- a CDS encoding DUF4404 family protein has protein sequence MNKQQLHEKLEQLHAELQQAQTVDAGERELLRSLMKDIQELLDRPGDASAHQYHSLGERLSAALLRFELSHPALTASIAQAIDGLNRIGI, from the coding sequence ATGAACAAACAACAACTTCACGAAAAGCTGGAGCAGCTTCACGCCGAATTGCAGCAGGCCCAGACCGTTGACGCCGGTGAACGCGAACTGTTGCGAAGCCTGATGAAAGACATTCAAGAATTGCTTGACCGCCCGGGTGACGCCTCTGCTCATCAATATCACTCGCTCGGCGAGCGGCTCAGCGCGGCCCTGTTGCGTTTCGAGCTTTCGCATCCGGCGCTGACGGCCAGCATCGCGCAAGCCATTGACGGGCTGAACCGGATCGGCATCTGA
- a CDS encoding ATP-binding protein: MPIPKREAVAVLNALGAGVVPRAGLRHIAVGRLREITALKGDLEHIREGGATVRFIVGRFGSGKSFLLQLARANAFDNKFVVADADFSPERRLQGSGGQALALYRELMKNLSTQTRPDGNALPAIIERWISNVQAEVAAKQNLSAGSPEFAATVQASIVAIVNDMHELVHGFDFGTVVSKYYQGYVENNDDLKSNAIRWLRGEFSTKTEAREALGVRSIIDDDNFYDYLKVIARFAHDVGYAGLLICLDEAVNLYKITHSVARNANYEKILSVVNDCLQGRAGYVGFMFSGTPEFLEDARRGLFSYEALRTRLAGSRFATDDLRDFSGPVLSLPPLTAEEIYVLLQKVRDIHRESAANSKGLEDEAIVKYMEESLKRIGAKEFATPRDLVREFVNLLNLLGQYPDKTWQEILGTLPTPVTTTLAEQAAPASDGDPLDRFTDFKVQ; the protein is encoded by the coding sequence ATGCCGATTCCAAAACGTGAAGCGGTTGCAGTTTTGAATGCGCTGGGCGCGGGCGTGGTGCCGCGCGCCGGTTTGCGCCACATCGCCGTCGGGCGCTTGCGCGAAATCACGGCCCTCAAGGGCGACCTGGAGCACATTCGCGAAGGCGGGGCGACGGTGCGGTTCATCGTCGGGCGGTTCGGCAGTGGCAAGAGCTTTTTGTTGCAGTTAGCGCGCGCCAACGCTTTCGACAACAAGTTCGTGGTAGCCGATGCCGACTTTTCGCCGGAGCGCCGCCTGCAAGGATCGGGCGGGCAGGCGCTGGCCCTCTACCGCGAACTGATGAAGAACCTTTCGACGCAGACCCGGCCCGACGGCAACGCCCTGCCGGCCATCATCGAGCGCTGGATTTCAAACGTTCAGGCCGAGGTAGCGGCCAAACAGAATTTGTCGGCGGGTTCCCCGGAGTTTGCGGCGACAGTGCAGGCCAGCATCGTCGCCATCGTCAACGACATGCACGAGCTGGTGCACGGTTTCGACTTCGGCACGGTGGTGAGCAAGTATTATCAGGGCTACGTCGAGAACAACGACGACTTGAAGAGCAATGCCATCCGCTGGCTGAGGGGTGAGTTTAGCACCAAGACCGAGGCCCGCGAGGCGCTGGGCGTTCGTTCGATTATTGACGACGACAATTTTTACGACTATCTCAAGGTCATCGCCCGCTTCGCCCACGACGTGGGTTACGCCGGTTTGCTCATCTGCCTGGACGAGGCGGTGAACCTTTACAAGATTACGCACAGTGTGGCCCGCAATGCCAACTACGAAAAGATTCTCAGCGTCGTCAACGACTGCTTGCAGGGGCGGGCTGGTTACGTCGGCTTCATGTTCAGCGGCACGCCGGAGTTTCTCGAAGATGCGCGGCGCGGGCTGTTCAGCTACGAAGCTCTGCGCACGCGGTTGGCCGGGAGCCGCTTTGCCACCGACGACCTGCGCGACTTCTCCGGGCCGGTGCTCTCTCTGCCGCCGTTGACCGCCGAGGAGATTTACGTGCTTCTGCAAAAGGTGCGCGACATTCACCGCGAGAGCGCGGCGAACAGCAAAGGGCTGGAAGACGAGGCCATTGTGAAGTATATGGAAGAGTCGCTGAAGCGAATCGGGGCCAAAGAGTTTGCCACGCCGCGCGACCTGGTGCGCGAGTTCGTCAACCTGCTCAACCTGCTGGGGCAGTATCCCGACAAGACGTGGCAGGAGATTTTGGGAACGTTGCCCACGCCGGTGACAACGACACTGGCGGAACAAGCCGCCCCGGCAAGCGACGGCGACCCGCTGGATCGATTTACCGATTTCAAAGTGCAGTGA